One Paenisporosarcina sp. FSL H8-0542 genomic region harbors:
- the bioB gene encoding biotin synthase BioB, whose product MNWQTLAQEVIDGKEITNEEAMEILTTDDDELLPLLHGAFTIRKHYYGKKVKLNMIMNAKSGYCPEDCGYCSQSSKSTAPIEKYPFISKEEILAGAKHAFENQIGTFCIVASGRGPTRKDVNVVSEAVEEIKEKYGLKVCACLGLLRKEQAEQLKNAGVDRYNHNLNTSERHHDYITTSHTYADRVNTVEIVKKHGISPCSGAIVGMKETKEDVVDITRALRRLDADSIPVNFLHAIDGTKLEGTNELNPRYCLKVLALFRFMNPTKEIRISGGREVNLGSLQPLGLYAANSIFVGDYLTTEGQAENKDYLMLQDLGFEIELAEKQASLCEA is encoded by the coding sequence ATGAACTGGCAAACATTAGCTCAGGAAGTCATTGACGGTAAAGAAATAACAAATGAAGAGGCAATGGAAATTTTAACAACGGACGATGATGAACTACTACCCCTACTGCATGGTGCTTTTACAATCCGTAAGCATTATTACGGGAAAAAAGTGAAATTAAATATGATTATGAATGCGAAAAGTGGCTATTGCCCAGAGGACTGCGGTTATTGTTCACAATCGTCAAAATCAACTGCACCAATCGAAAAATATCCGTTTATATCAAAAGAAGAAATATTGGCAGGTGCTAAGCATGCATTTGAAAATCAAATCGGTACATTTTGTATCGTTGCAAGTGGCCGTGGTCCAACACGTAAAGACGTAAATGTTGTCAGTGAGGCAGTAGAAGAAATTAAAGAGAAATACGGATTGAAAGTATGTGCTTGCTTAGGACTTTTAAGAAAAGAACAAGCCGAGCAGCTGAAAAATGCTGGTGTCGATCGCTATAATCATAACTTAAATACATCTGAACGCCATCACGATTACATCACGACTTCACATACATATGCAGATCGTGTGAATACGGTGGAAATTGTAAAAAAACATGGTATCTCTCCATGTTCAGGAGCAATAGTTGGTATGAAAGAAACGAAGGAAGATGTAGTTGATATTACACGTGCACTTCGCCGCCTGGATGCGGATTCGATACCAGTAAATTTCCTGCATGCGATTGATGGCACAAAACTGGAAGGTACAAACGAACTGAATCCGCGCTATTGCTTGAAGGTACTGGCACTGTTCCGTTTTATGAATCCAACAAAAGAGATTCGTATTTCGGGTGGTCGCGAGGTGAATCTTGGTTCACTTCAACCATTGGGTCTATATGCAGCAAACAGTATTTTCGTTGGCGACTATTTAACGACAGAAGGTCAAGCGGAGAATAAAGACTATTTAATGTTGCAAGATCTAGGCTTCGAAATAGAGCTTGCAGAAAAGCAAGCATCATTATGTGAAGCTTAA
- the bioA gene encoding adenosylmethionine--8-amino-7-oxononanoate transaminase, which produces MTYKELQARDLKHIWHPCSQMKDYESFPPIVIDHGKGVWLYDNQGNRYLDAVSSWWVNLFGHANPRISKALAEQAQKLEHVIFANFTHEPAIHVAEKLVALTPKGLEKVFFADNGSAAIEVALKMSFQYRAQTNQPKKKRFLAFTNAYHGETLGALSVGGVGLYNEVFAPLLLNVVHTQGPDCFRCPFGESPTTCSAPCTQYVEEQLKQYADTISAAIIEPLIQAAAGMKMYPPVFLKKLRALCDEYDVHLIADEVAVGFGRTGTFFACEQADITPDFLCLSKGITGGYLPLSAVLTTNEIFNAFYDDYGTMKAFLHSHSYSGNPLALRVAQEVLAIFEEEQVLTKLVAKQELLKKLAKRAFEHLPYVGEYRQTGFVGAIELVANKETKSSFPSEERIGYQIYQRALEKGLLIRPLGNIIYFMPPYVISEDEIEWMIGTTRVVIEQFFKDRGI; this is translated from the coding sequence TCCACCGATTGTGATAGACCATGGCAAAGGGGTGTGGTTGTACGACAATCAAGGAAATCGCTATTTAGATGCAGTTTCCTCATGGTGGGTCAATTTATTTGGTCATGCGAATCCGCGTATTAGCAAGGCTTTAGCTGAGCAAGCACAAAAATTGGAGCACGTTATTTTTGCGAACTTTACCCATGAGCCTGCGATACATGTGGCTGAGAAACTCGTTGCACTGACACCAAAAGGTTTGGAAAAAGTGTTTTTTGCCGATAACGGATCCGCCGCCATTGAGGTCGCACTAAAAATGAGCTTTCAGTACCGTGCCCAAACGAATCAGCCGAAGAAAAAACGGTTTTTAGCATTTACAAATGCCTATCATGGCGAAACACTCGGTGCCTTGTCCGTTGGAGGAGTCGGTTTATACAACGAAGTATTTGCTCCTCTGTTATTAAACGTTGTACATACACAGGGACCGGATTGTTTTCGCTGTCCTTTTGGCGAATCACCAACGACCTGTAGCGCTCCTTGTACACAGTATGTAGAAGAACAATTGAAGCAATATGCCGATACGATTTCTGCTGCCATTATTGAACCGTTAATTCAAGCGGCAGCAGGAATGAAAATGTATCCGCCTGTTTTCCTGAAAAAATTAAGGGCATTATGCGATGAATATGATGTGCATCTAATAGCTGATGAGGTGGCGGTCGGCTTTGGCCGTACGGGTACATTCTTTGCATGCGAGCAAGCTGATATTACACCGGATTTTTTATGTTTATCCAAAGGCATTACGGGTGGCTATTTACCGCTTTCCGCTGTATTGACAACGAATGAGATATTTAACGCCTTTTATGACGACTACGGTACGATGAAGGCATTTTTACATTCGCATAGTTATTCAGGTAACCCACTCGCACTACGTGTAGCACAAGAAGTATTGGCCATTTTTGAAGAAGAACAAGTGTTGACAAAGTTAGTAGCCAAACAAGAATTGTTAAAAAAATTAGCAAAAAGAGCATTTGAACATTTACCTTATGTAGGTGAATATCGTCAAACTGGCTTCGTTGGGGCAATTGAATTAGTTGCAAATAAAGAGACGAAGTCGTCATTCCCAAGTGAAGAGCGAATCGGCTATCAAATTTATCAGCGTGCACTAGAGAAAGGGCTCCTGATCCGTCCGCTCGGTAATATTATTTATTTCATGCCACCTTATGTCATTTCAGAAGATGAAATCGAATGGATGATTGGGACAACGAGAGTAGTTATCGAACAATTTTTCAAAGACAGGGGAATATAA
- a CDS encoding biotin transporter BioY — MTAIGAFIKIPLPVVPFTLQIIVVYLAGSLLGSKRGLQSQLVYVLVGLAGLPVFTQGGGIMYVLQPTFGYLIGFVVGAYVIGFIIERVEQPTRKHFIVANLIGTAVIYAIGVPYLYLALNLWLDVPTNLSHVLAVGLLNTVGVDIALAIFTSLIATRIYPFLKTIHSTKRGTQNELANISSGSH, encoded by the coding sequence ATGACCGCAATTGGCGCTTTTATTAAAATTCCGTTACCCGTTGTGCCCTTTACACTGCAAATTATTGTCGTGTATTTAGCAGGTTCATTATTAGGAAGTAAGCGAGGTCTTCAAAGTCAGTTGGTTTATGTCCTCGTCGGTTTAGCGGGACTTCCTGTCTTTACTCAAGGCGGAGGTATTATGTATGTATTACAACCGACATTTGGTTATTTAATTGGCTTCGTTGTAGGTGCATATGTGATCGGCTTCATCATTGAACGCGTCGAGCAACCTACACGCAAACACTTTATTGTTGCGAATTTGATTGGAACTGCTGTCATTTATGCGATTGGTGTACCTTATCTTTACCTGGCATTAAATCTTTGGCTGGACGTACCAACTAACCTATCACATGTACTGGCAGTAGGGCTGTTAAATACGGTAGGTGTTGACATTGCACTTGCTATTTTTACGAGTTTAATAGCTACTCGTATATATCCATTTTTGAAAACAATACATTCAACGAAAAGAGGCACACAAAATGAACTGGCAAACATTAGCTCAGGAAGTCATTGA